Proteins encoded in a region of the Stieleria neptunia genome:
- a CDS encoding LpxI family protein — protein MIRRGGYGRELIRKLLPGFSSSSNRHDQPPIGLIAGWGSFPVEVAEHVIASGRRVCCIAITDHASTELESICDHVKWSGVGKIGAHLRYFRRHGIDQVTMAGKLFKSELLFQGSVWIKHCPDWTAIRTFGPCLLGNRPDSRDDSLLLAVTNTYARHSLTICPATDFAPELLVDQGHLIGTPLTKKQSRDAEFGWQVAKQMGGMDIGQSITIKDGTVLAVEAVEGTDECIARTGTLCRRGGWTLVKVSKPNQDMRFDVPTIGPQTVTRVAENGGTAIVIEAGKTILVEREETFRLAKQHGITIVALAQPQALTAAA, from the coding sequence ATGATCCGGCGCGGTGGATACGGCCGGGAACTGATTCGCAAGCTGTTGCCCGGATTTTCGTCATCGTCAAACCGACACGACCAACCGCCGATCGGATTGATCGCCGGCTGGGGCAGTTTCCCCGTCGAAGTCGCCGAGCATGTGATCGCCAGCGGTCGACGCGTTTGCTGCATCGCGATCACCGACCACGCGTCGACGGAATTGGAGTCGATCTGCGACCATGTGAAATGGTCCGGCGTCGGCAAGATCGGTGCCCACCTTCGCTACTTTCGACGCCACGGCATTGACCAAGTCACGATGGCCGGCAAGCTGTTCAAATCCGAGTTGCTGTTTCAAGGCAGCGTCTGGATCAAGCATTGTCCCGACTGGACCGCGATTCGCACCTTCGGCCCCTGCTTGTTGGGCAACCGCCCCGATTCACGCGACGACAGTTTGCTGTTGGCCGTCACCAACACGTACGCAAGACACTCATTGACCATCTGCCCCGCCACCGATTTTGCCCCGGAGCTGCTCGTGGACCAAGGCCATTTGATCGGGACACCCCTGACGAAAAAACAGTCGCGCGACGCCGAGTTCGGTTGGCAAGTCGCCAAACAAATGGGCGGCATGGACATCGGCCAATCGATCACCATCAAAGACGGCACGGTGCTGGCCGTCGAAGCGGTCGAGGGGACCGACGAGTGCATCGCGCGAACCGGCACGCTGTGCCGCCGCGGCGGATGGACACTGGTCAAAGTCAGCAAGCCGAATCAGGACATGCGGTTTGACGTTCCCACGATCGGCCCCCAAACGGTCACCCGCGTGGCCGAAAACGGCGGCACCGCGATCGTGATCGAAGCCGGCAAGACGATCCTGGTCGAGCGTGAAGAAACGTTCCGTCTGGCAAAGCAACACGGCATCACCATCGTCGCCCTCGCCCAACCGCAAGCCCTCACCGCCGCCGCGTGA
- a CDS encoding RNA polymerase sigma factor, whose product MSQASPNPIEFTPTDKSLVVMVRDGDEGAAEALYDRYARRVFGLVRSKLGTRLSAMTEPEDIVQSVFKSMFRGMQSGNYDAPPGTTLWNLLAVIAVRKLSNKASHHSAKRRDASRNVPLDVELDGVGPAIDMASAEFFQVCIQESLEMLRPLHRTILSLRIQGHSIDEIRDLTGRSRRTVERSLQKSRELLAESLLDES is encoded by the coding sequence GTGAGTCAAGCGTCTCCCAACCCGATCGAGTTCACTCCGACCGACAAGTCACTTGTCGTGATGGTGAGGGATGGCGACGAGGGTGCTGCCGAGGCGTTGTACGATCGTTATGCGCGGCGCGTGTTCGGGCTGGTGCGTTCCAAACTCGGCACACGTTTGAGCGCGATGACCGAGCCGGAAGACATCGTTCAGTCGGTGTTCAAGAGCATGTTTCGCGGGATGCAGTCGGGCAACTATGACGCGCCGCCGGGAACGACGCTGTGGAATTTATTGGCGGTGATTGCCGTCCGAAAGCTCAGCAACAAGGCCAGCCATCATTCTGCCAAGCGGCGTGACGCGAGTCGCAATGTGCCGCTGGACGTGGAGCTAGACGGAGTGGGGCCGGCCATCGACATGGCTTCGGCCGAGTTTTTTCAGGTTTGCATTCAAGAGTCGCTCGAGATGCTTCGTCCGCTGCACCGCACGATCCTGTCGTTGCGGATCCAGGGTCACAGCATCGACGAGATTCGCGACCTGACCGGCAGGAGTCGCCGCACGGTCGAGCGGAGCCTGCAGAAGAGTCGCGAGTTGTTGGCGGAATCGCTGCTGGATGAATCGTAG
- a CDS encoding DUF1592 domain-containing protein, with translation MLSLQCFGRRWIRAARTIVVVLAAGIPLRAAESDPDAQPDTTPQAVVADFLGRYCAECHNADSAEGDREFDSFKLPFASAEQQITADEIVDQVTLKVMPPEDATQPTDGERLALLGALRDGIEASREQFRSTGGRTVIRRLSNREYENTLATLFDRRVDTLGLTADFPKDNTVGHMDNLGESLVTSGFLLDQYFQAASRLVEARLGKPAMEPKTWHFTDNFRQYEELSNPHRHAFQYEYLCLYEQPNTDTRQGGYGHIEDFLDGVPVAGLYDIDVHAQAMHRDTHYDPKIFRIDFSEPFQLAVVPGDVTKGHIHYPQAIEPILGRAIVPDDQPEWLTFRVWLEAGQTPRLIFPNGPYESRASVIAVNKRYKDEFDPKKYSAGVSRTHILREGALPHIRIGEFKVHGPIEEPDGGKEELAVFGPEGFQADRALEQLFAFGRRAYRRPLNDSDRDRIESFYQQRLSDDAAPRQAALDTLKMMLCSPSFLYLSEITPEEETLLGPYDLASRLSYALWAAPPDAVLFAAADNGKLTGPGELKKQIVRMLDDERSEAFVSGFTDSWLNLREIGNLPPPRKAAPQYYSENLPESMKQEARRFFRHLLDKDGPVSDFLDADYTFVDKKLAKLYGLPEQDTLRLADGFQRVSLADNKQRGGVLAMAGVLTVSANGVDTSPVTRGVWVMENILGTPPPPPPDEVPSIDADVSGATTIREKLSKHSEDKTCFVCHRNIDPLGFALETFDPIGRWRSKYPKPKGKAPAATIDASGKLPSGETFEDFASFKAVLRASRHELFQRSLIEKLLTYATGRQMEPADRFAIDDIVARVQADDDAGLRTVVIEVLTSELFRSR, from the coding sequence ATGCTTTCCTTGCAGTGCTTCGGCCGGCGATGGATTCGCGCCGCGCGGACCATCGTGGTTGTTCTTGCCGCGGGCATCCCGCTGCGTGCGGCCGAATCGGACCCCGACGCCCAACCTGACACAACGCCCCAGGCGGTCGTCGCCGACTTCCTCGGTCGGTACTGCGCCGAGTGTCACAACGCCGATTCGGCCGAGGGCGACCGCGAATTTGACTCGTTCAAGTTGCCCTTTGCCTCGGCGGAACAACAGATCACCGCTGACGAAATTGTCGATCAAGTGACGCTCAAAGTGATGCCGCCGGAGGATGCAACGCAGCCGACCGATGGTGAGCGACTGGCACTGTTGGGCGCGTTGCGAGACGGCATCGAAGCGTCCCGCGAACAATTTCGAAGCACGGGCGGGAGGACGGTGATCCGCCGGCTTTCCAATCGTGAATACGAAAACACGCTGGCGACGTTGTTTGATCGCCGCGTCGACACGCTGGGACTGACCGCCGATTTTCCCAAGGACAACACCGTCGGCCACATGGACAATCTGGGCGAATCCCTGGTGACGTCCGGCTTTCTGCTCGATCAATACTTTCAAGCCGCCAGCCGGCTGGTGGAGGCCCGTCTTGGCAAACCGGCGATGGAACCCAAGACGTGGCATTTCACCGACAACTTTCGGCAATACGAAGAACTGTCGAACCCGCATCGGCATGCCTTCCAATACGAGTACCTGTGTCTGTACGAACAGCCCAACACCGACACGCGTCAGGGCGGCTACGGACACATCGAAGATTTTCTGGACGGCGTGCCGGTCGCCGGGCTGTATGACATCGACGTCCACGCCCAAGCGATGCACCGCGACACCCACTACGATCCGAAAATCTTCCGTATCGACTTTTCCGAACCCTTTCAACTGGCCGTCGTTCCGGGCGACGTGACGAAGGGACACATTCACTATCCCCAAGCGATCGAACCGATTTTGGGACGCGCGATCGTGCCGGATGACCAGCCGGAATGGTTGACGTTCCGCGTCTGGCTGGAAGCCGGGCAGACGCCGCGATTGATCTTTCCCAACGGTCCCTACGAATCGCGGGCGTCGGTGATCGCAGTCAACAAACGGTACAAGGACGAGTTTGATCCCAAGAAATACAGTGCCGGCGTCAGTCGGACCCACATCCTTCGCGAAGGCGCACTGCCCCACATTCGGATCGGGGAGTTCAAGGTTCACGGCCCGATCGAGGAACCCGATGGCGGGAAGGAGGAGCTTGCGGTCTTTGGTCCGGAAGGGTTCCAGGCCGATCGGGCGCTTGAGCAATTGTTCGCGTTCGGGCGGCGTGCCTACCGACGCCCGTTGAACGACTCCGATCGCGATCGCATCGAGTCGTTTTATCAGCAGCGATTGTCCGACGATGCGGCGCCGCGACAGGCGGCCTTGGACACGTTGAAGATGATGCTTTGTTCGCCGTCGTTTCTGTACCTTAGCGAAATCACTCCGGAAGAAGAAACGTTGCTCGGACCCTACGATCTCGCCTCGCGCTTGTCGTATGCCCTGTGGGCAGCGCCACCGGATGCCGTGCTGTTCGCCGCGGCGGACAACGGCAAGCTGACCGGTCCTGGCGAGTTAAAAAAACAGATCGTCCGAATGCTCGACGACGAGCGTTCCGAGGCATTCGTCAGCGGCTTCACCGACAGCTGGTTGAACCTGCGAGAGATCGGCAACCTGCCGCCGCCGCGCAAAGCCGCCCCGCAGTACTACTCCGAAAACTTGCCGGAGTCGATGAAGCAGGAAGCGAGGCGGTTCTTTCGTCATCTGCTGGACAAGGACGGTCCGGTGAGCGATTTTTTGGACGCGGATTACACCTTTGTCGACAAGAAGCTCGCCAAGTTGTACGGCTTGCCCGAGCAGGACACACTTCGCTTGGCCGACGGCTTTCAGCGGGTCTCTCTGGCCGACAACAAGCAACGTGGCGGCGTACTCGCAATGGCCGGCGTGTTGACCGTCAGCGCCAATGGAGTCGATACGTCGCCGGTGACCCGCGGCGTGTGGGTGATGGAAAACATCCTCGGCACCCCACCGCCCCCGCCGCCGGACGAGGTCCCGTCGATCGACGCCGATGTCAGCGGAGCGACCACGATTCGCGAGAAGTTGTCCAAGCACAGCGAAGACAAAACGTGTTTCGTCTGCCATCGGAACATTGACCCGCTCGGCTTCGCGCTGGAAACCTTTGATCCGATCGGACGCTGGCGTTCGAAGTACCCGAAGCCCAAGGGCAAGGCCCCCGCGGCAACGATCGACGCTTCGGGAAAGTTACCGTCGGGAGAAACGTTTGAGGATTTTGCGAGCTTCAAAGCGGTCTTGCGAGCGAGTCGTCACGAGTTATTCCAACGCAGCCTGATCGAGAAACTACTGACGTACGCGACGGGCAGACAGATGGAACCCGCCGACCGCTTCGCGATCGACGACATCGTCGCACGCGTTCAAGCCGACGATGACGCCGGGCTGCGCACGGTCGTGATCGAAGTCCTGACCAGCGAACTCTTTCGTTCACGCTAA
- the lpxD gene encoding UDP-3-O-(3-hydroxymyristoyl)glucosamine N-acyltransferase, protein MGIRLDEIAQMVGGTLHGDGALICGGTNPPDQATPTEITMLVGPNPSANLASSKAMAVLCAERIDSDPRPQIIVADPRAAFATVVSHFRPPIPVSLPGVGVDSSAAIANSAKVHPTATVCAGVTIGERTLVMPNVVIMPGCTIGDDCVLYPGVTLYEYSSLGDRVILHAGTVIGAQGFGYRQKNGRHLPSAQLGYVRIDSDVDVGAGVTIDRGSYGATRIGEGTKIDNQVMIAHNCQIGRHNLICSQVGIAGSCRTGDYVILAGQVGLKDHITLGDHTIVGAKAGVMDDCQGHQVYLGSPAMPQRDQMQIFAIERKLPEMRRELRTLRKRLDAMTEQLADGEPEPGASEPGASEQRETASDRGDAERAA, encoded by the coding sequence GTGGGAATCCGACTTGATGAAATAGCCCAGATGGTTGGCGGGACGCTCCACGGTGACGGCGCGTTGATCTGCGGCGGAACCAACCCGCCGGATCAGGCGACGCCAACGGAAATCACCATGCTGGTCGGGCCGAACCCGTCGGCGAATCTGGCGTCATCCAAAGCCATGGCGGTCCTCTGTGCCGAACGCATCGATTCGGACCCACGCCCCCAAATCATCGTCGCCGATCCCCGCGCCGCCTTTGCGACCGTGGTTTCGCATTTTCGTCCCCCGATCCCGGTTTCGCTTCCCGGCGTGGGCGTCGATTCCTCCGCGGCGATCGCCAATTCGGCCAAGGTTCATCCCACGGCAACGGTTTGTGCGGGCGTGACGATCGGTGAGCGAACGTTGGTGATGCCCAACGTGGTCATCATGCCAGGCTGCACGATCGGGGACGACTGTGTGCTGTACCCCGGCGTCACACTCTACGAATACTCCTCGTTGGGTGATCGCGTGATCTTGCATGCCGGAACGGTCATCGGAGCCCAGGGCTTTGGATACCGGCAAAAGAACGGTCGGCACCTGCCGTCGGCCCAACTCGGATACGTTCGCATCGACTCGGACGTCGACGTCGGCGCCGGCGTCACGATCGACCGTGGCAGCTACGGTGCGACGCGAATCGGCGAAGGGACGAAAATCGACAACCAGGTGATGATCGCCCACAACTGCCAAATCGGCCGTCACAATTTGATCTGCAGCCAAGTCGGAATCGCCGGCTCCTGTCGCACCGGCGACTATGTGATCCTGGCCGGCCAAGTCGGACTGAAAGACCACATCACCCTGGGCGACCACACGATCGTCGGCGCCAAGGCCGGGGTGATGGATGATTGCCAGGGACATCAAGTCTATCTGGGATCACCCGCGATGCCGCAACGCGACCAGATGCAAATCTTTGCGATCGAGCGAAAGTTGCCCGAGATGCGTCGCGAGCTGAGAACGCTGCGGAAGCGACTCGATGCGATGACCGAGCAGCTTGCCGACGGCGAACCCGAACCGGGCGCATCCGAACCGGGCGCATCTGAACAGCGCGAAACCGCATCCGATCGCGGAGACGCGGAGCGAGCGGCATGA
- a CDS encoding DUF1552 domain-containing protein → MSQSIHHRRFVLQSLAGSLALPGLSSLRAESVGGHSPVQDSRGAGVGARRFVAVGNLLGFQQKQFFPETPGQAFEETTLLKPLADNRDQITVYRGLDHGLRGGHFAVHTFLSGVLHHESKQRPDGNVTIDQFIADEIGTQTRFPSLTVGSEGGIHGGCQLSWTKSGVRVPPITGPAELFEKLFVSESKARRAQQVRENSLQASILDSIVEEAGSLSGRVNREDKAKLDEYFSSIRDVEKRLQSRRQWADQPKPEPPFEKPADKNTVEDLPLLYELIALALQTDSTRVATLEIGGSFLPQNLGIDKSYHSLSHHGNDDEAIANLITLETYQLEQFGKFLSRLAAIEDGEQTLLDSTAVLFGSGMGNGNSHTNTDLPIVLAGGGYGRGEFKKVASDGPAKVPLCNLFVDIAQRMGVQTESFGTSTGTFC, encoded by the coding sequence ATGAGTCAATCCATTCATCACCGTCGTTTTGTGCTTCAATCGCTTGCCGGATCCCTCGCCCTGCCGGGCTTGTCATCGTTGCGGGCGGAGTCCGTTGGCGGCCATTCTCCTGTCCAGGATTCGCGTGGTGCCGGTGTGGGAGCACGTCGTTTCGTCGCGGTGGGCAACCTGCTCGGCTTTCAACAGAAACAATTTTTCCCCGAGACTCCCGGGCAAGCGTTCGAGGAAACCACGCTGCTCAAGCCGCTGGCCGACAACCGTGACCAGATCACCGTCTATCGCGGGCTCGATCATGGGCTGCGGGGTGGACACTTTGCGGTTCACACGTTTCTCTCCGGCGTGCTGCATCACGAATCCAAACAACGGCCCGACGGCAACGTCACCATCGACCAATTCATCGCCGATGAAATTGGAACGCAGACCCGATTTCCATCGCTCACCGTCGGTTCCGAAGGCGGCATCCATGGCGGTTGCCAGCTTTCTTGGACCAAGTCCGGCGTCCGCGTGCCCCCGATCACCGGCCCGGCCGAACTGTTCGAAAAACTGTTCGTCTCCGAGTCGAAAGCACGTCGGGCGCAGCAGGTCCGGGAAAATTCGCTGCAGGCTTCGATCCTGGATTCGATCGTCGAAGAGGCGGGCTCGCTTTCGGGGCGCGTCAATCGAGAAGACAAGGCCAAGTTGGACGAGTACTTCAGCTCGATCCGCGACGTCGAAAAACGACTGCAATCGCGTCGCCAGTGGGCCGACCAGCCGAAGCCCGAACCGCCTTTCGAAAAACCGGCCGACAAGAATACGGTCGAGGATCTTCCGTTGTTGTACGAATTGATCGCTCTGGCCCTGCAGACCGACTCGACGCGCGTCGCCACCTTGGAAATCGGCGGCAGCTTTCTGCCGCAAAACCTCGGGATCGACAAGTCCTATCACAGCCTTTCGCATCACGGTAACGACGACGAAGCGATCGCGAACCTGATCACGCTGGAAACGTACCAGTTGGAACAGTTCGGCAAATTCTTAAGCCGACTGGCCGCCATCGAGGATGGGGAGCAGACGTTGCTCGATTCGACGGCGGTGCTGTTCGGCAGTGGAATGGGCAACGGAAATTCGCACACCAACACCGATCTACCGATCGTGTTGGCCGGCGGCGGTTACGGTCGCGGCGAATTTAAAAAGGTCGCCAGCGATGGCCCCGCCAAGGTTCCCCTGTGCAACCTGTTCGTCGACATCGCCCAACGGATGGGAGTCCAGACGGAATCGTTCGGAACCAGTACCGGCACCTTCTGTTAA
- a CDS encoding protein kinase domain-containing protein produces MINRGTFDRLEDAIDHFEETWSLQSQSKIEELLADHGLSDDEEAIVELIRIDIELRYERGLSIELGDYLDRFTILQERPQRVAEIAFEDYRSRAAKGHPVSVMRWRGLPGVNRESWFQELMREASVHQTRARTARLKDDPTPDAAFEFALAEAGFQLVQKIGEGAFSCVYLATQVELADRFVVLKIVTETLAEPEYMALLQHTNIVPIYSFHQILSRSVICMPYAGRVTLHEFLKDKTVVSERGGQSLIRTVRERIGKTTIKSEDGTGGGSDVQPAPLVPAAEDKAGIRPLEAFRSLDCEALAICLFQRLAGALAHAHARGVLHNDLKPSNVLIRNDGEPALLDFNLSQTLGQKNLRHAGGTLPYMSPETYRAMMGHQTQPGAASDVYGLGVMLFEFVTGRLPYPTPASIASIDLDTAIEARRSRPNWQATDGVHPGMRAIVDRCLQFEPQQRYASADDLQADLQREQENMGLLHAAEPQSWKVKKWTRRHPRAIASGLVATVLIAILVPLSYLTVASLEDNRSLRSQVAFEAFSEESAEFLSSVMADPNRQKASNVHRGVALLEEYDALDPEVMERWVSQLGHDQQQLARETFFRHIAHVAILETQRLAQLRRSDPEASQDLTRLDRLIEAAKAVEHDRPTRARLFLEAERARLAGNDERYQVLDQIAADTPAQTDSQLYLEAVRRLADHDHHAASDLLAALADRNSVPPALRWTMLGRAQFAAGRVEDAKLSFTQSIERAPESAKLRELRGRCHFDLREDASAERDYRKAIELDPESVGGWSQLGLLHYANQRYEQALDCFNRSLELAPGRIWTLLKRSKTYRALGEHDSADADYLAAMSVPCDDPNELSYRAGARFKTEPDAALADLRAACELDPDRPALQRELAQVLAVGLGRHEEAIEAYGKVLQMQPNNEVARIDRALSLIRLGRTQEALADTKVAMEEPNSGRTLYQAACVHALIGKDVNKRRAVTLLAKAIAQGYQPASVGRDQDLASIRDREEFRVIERFLETSRRERRGQPLARQDTHEPSELETY; encoded by the coding sequence ATGATCAATCGAGGCACTTTCGATCGACTTGAAGACGCGATCGATCATTTTGAGGAAACGTGGTCACTGCAGTCGCAATCAAAAATCGAAGAGCTGCTCGCGGACCATGGGCTGAGCGACGATGAGGAAGCGATTGTCGAATTGATTCGCATCGACATTGAACTGCGCTATGAGCGCGGCTTGTCGATCGAACTCGGTGACTACTTGGATCGGTTCACGATCTTGCAAGAACGCCCACAGCGGGTCGCGGAAATCGCGTTCGAGGACTATCGCTCGCGTGCCGCCAAGGGGCACCCCGTCTCGGTGATGCGTTGGCGGGGGCTGCCCGGGGTCAACCGGGAGAGTTGGTTCCAGGAACTGATGCGGGAGGCGTCGGTCCATCAGACGCGTGCACGCACTGCCAGGTTGAAGGACGATCCGACACCCGATGCGGCGTTTGAATTCGCCTTGGCCGAAGCCGGGTTTCAGTTGGTCCAGAAGATCGGGGAGGGCGCGTTCAGCTGTGTCTATTTGGCCACTCAAGTGGAACTGGCCGATCGATTTGTCGTATTGAAAATCGTGACGGAGACGTTGGCCGAGCCGGAGTACATGGCGTTGCTCCAACATACCAACATCGTTCCGATCTACTCCTTTCATCAGATCCTGTCACGATCGGTGATCTGCATGCCTTATGCGGGGCGGGTGACGCTGCATGAATTTTTGAAGGACAAGACCGTTGTTTCCGAGCGTGGCGGCCAAAGTCTGATCCGGACCGTTCGGGAACGTATCGGCAAAACGACGATCAAAAGCGAGGACGGCACCGGCGGTGGCTCCGACGTCCAGCCGGCGCCCCTGGTTCCTGCCGCGGAGGACAAGGCCGGGATTCGGCCGCTGGAAGCGTTTCGCTCATTGGACTGCGAGGCGTTGGCGATTTGTTTGTTTCAACGCTTGGCCGGAGCATTGGCCCACGCCCATGCCCGGGGGGTGTTGCACAACGATCTCAAGCCCAGCAACGTGCTGATCCGCAACGACGGTGAACCGGCGTTGCTGGATTTCAACCTTTCCCAAACGCTGGGGCAAAAGAACCTGCGGCACGCCGGGGGAACCCTGCCGTACATGTCGCCGGAAACCTACCGCGCGATGATGGGACATCAGACACAGCCAGGTGCCGCGTCGGATGTCTATGGACTGGGCGTGATGCTGTTCGAATTTGTCACCGGTCGGCTGCCGTATCCGACACCCGCGTCGATCGCGTCGATCGATCTGGATACTGCGATCGAAGCCAGGCGTTCGCGTCCGAACTGGCAAGCCACCGACGGCGTCCATCCGGGGATGCGGGCGATCGTCGATCGATGCTTGCAGTTTGAACCGCAGCAGCGGTATGCCAGCGCCGATGATTTGCAAGCCGATTTGCAGCGTGAACAAGAAAATATGGGGCTGCTTCACGCGGCCGAACCGCAGTCATGGAAGGTCAAAAAATGGACGCGGCGTCACCCCCGCGCGATCGCGTCCGGATTGGTCGCGACGGTATTGATCGCCATCCTGGTGCCGCTTTCCTACCTGACGGTGGCGTCTCTTGAAGACAACCGCTCGTTGCGGTCACAGGTTGCCTTTGAAGCGTTTTCGGAGGAATCAGCCGAGTTTCTGTCTTCAGTGATGGCCGATCCGAACCGTCAGAAAGCGTCCAACGTCCACCGGGGCGTGGCGCTGCTGGAGGAATACGACGCGTTGGACCCCGAGGTGATGGAGCGTTGGGTCTCGCAGCTCGGTCACGACCAGCAACAACTCGCCCGCGAAACATTTTTCCGTCACATCGCCCACGTCGCGATCTTGGAGACCCAGCGACTCGCCCAGTTGCGACGATCCGACCCCGAGGCGTCGCAGGACTTGACGCGACTGGATCGTTTGATCGAAGCGGCCAAGGCGGTGGAACACGACCGGCCGACCCGGGCGCGTTTGTTTCTCGAAGCCGAGCGGGCTCGCCTGGCCGGCAACGACGAGCGGTACCAGGTGTTGGATCAGATCGCGGCGGACACCCCGGCGCAAACCGATTCACAATTGTATCTCGAAGCGGTGCGACGGCTGGCCGATCACGATCACCACGCAGCAAGCGACCTGCTGGCCGCGTTGGCCGATCGGAACAGCGTGCCGCCCGCGTTGCGATGGACGATGCTCGGCCGTGCCCAATTCGCCGCCGGACGCGTCGAAGACGCCAAACTTTCCTTCACGCAATCGATCGAACGCGCGCCGGAGTCGGCAAAACTGCGTGAACTCAGGGGCCGTTGTCACTTCGATCTGCGTGAAGACGCCAGCGCCGAGCGAGACTATCGCAAAGCGATCGAGCTGGATCCGGAAAGCGTCGGGGGGTGGTCGCAACTGGGGTTGTTGCACTACGCGAATCAGCGCTACGAACAGGCGCTGGACTGCTTCAACCGCTCATTGGAATTGGCGCCCGGTCGAATTTGGACGCTGCTGAAGCGTTCCAAAACCTACCGTGCCCTCGGTGAACATGACTCGGCCGATGCCGATTATCTGGCCGCGATGTCCGTCCCGTGTGATGATCCCAATGAGCTGTCTTATCGCGCCGGTGCGCGATTCAAAACCGAACCCGACGCCGCGCTCGCCGATCTCAGGGCGGCCTGCGAATTGGACCCCGACCGACCCGCCTTGCAGCGTGAACTCGCACAAGTCCTGGCCGTCGGGCTGGGACGACACGAAGAGGCGATCGAGGCTTACGGCAAAGTGCTCCAGATGCAACCCAACAATGAGGTTGCCAGGATCGACCGGGCGCTGTCTCTGATTCGACTCGGCCGAACGCAGGAGGCGTTGGCCGACACGAAGGTCGCGATGGAAGAACCGAACTCCGGGAGAACGCTCTATCAGGCGGCCTGCGTGCACGCCTTGATCGGCAAAGACGTCAACAAACGAAGGGCGGTCACGCTGCTGGCAAAAGCGATCGCGCAAGGATACCAGCCAGCCTCCGTCGGACGCGACCAGGACCTTGCTTCGATCCGTGATCGCGAAGAATTTCGCGTCATCGAACGGTTTTTGGAAACGTCTCGACGTGAACGACGCGGTCAGCCCTTGGCCCGTCAAGACACACACGAGCCTTCCGAGCTCGAGACTTATTGA